A genomic region of Sander vitreus isolate 19-12246 chromosome 11, sanVit1, whole genome shotgun sequence contains the following coding sequences:
- the pfkla gene encoding ATP-dependent 6-phosphofructokinase, liver type isoform X2, with protein MSSMDLEKLKMTGAGRAMAVLTSGGDAQGMNAAVRAVTRMGIYVGAQVYLIYEGYQGLVDGGDNIKLAHWQSVTNIIQQGGTVIGSARCKAFTTREGRLAAAFNLVKKGITNLCVCGGDGSLTGANIFRSEWSSLLDELVQKGRITDTLARQHGHLNIVGLVGSIDNDFCGTDMTIGADSALHRIMEIIDAIMTTAQSHQRTFVLEVMGRHCGYLALVSALASGADWLLIPEAPPQEGWEDCMCSRLEGSRITGSRLNIVIIAEGAIDRNGKPITSTYVKDLVVQRLGYDTRVTVLGHVQRGGTPSAFDRILSSKLGMEAVIALLEATPDTPACAIGLSGNRAVRLPLMECVEMTKLVQTAMNEKRFDEAVKLRGGSFENNWNIYKLLAFEKPIQSESNFSLAILNVGAPAAGMNAAVRSAARLALAQGHKVYAVQDGFQGLANGELSEMEWHSVAGWTGQGGSLLGTKRTLPNKHMEKIVETITKFNISALLVIGGFEGYAGVLQLFEARSHYDELCIPMCVIPATISNNVPGTDFSLGADTAVNAAMEGCDKIKQSASGTKRRVFVVETMGGFCGYLATCTGIAVGADAAYIFEDPFNIYDLKE; from the exons ATGTCCTCGATGGACTTGGAGAAACTGAAGATGACGGGAGCTGGTCGAGCCATGGCAGTGCTGACCAGCGGTGGAGATGCACAAG GGATGAATGCTGCTGTCCGAGCTGTGACCAGAATGGGCATCTATGTGGGGGCCCAGGTCTATCTTATTTATGAG GGATACCAGGGCCTGGTGGATGGGGGAGACAACATCAAACTGGCACACTGGCAGAGTGTGACCAACATCATCCAACAG GGTGGCACTGTGATAGGTAGCGCCCGATGCAAGGCCTTCACAACCCGTGAGGGCAGGCTTGCTGCCGCCTTCAACCTGGTGAAGAAAGGCATcaccaacctgtgtgtgtgtggtggagacGGCAGCCTCACCGGAGCCAACATCTTCCGCAGTGAGTGGAGCAGTCTGCTGGATGAGCTCGTACAGAAAG GAAGGATCACAGACACTCTAGCCAGGCAGCATGGCCACCTGAACATCGTGGGGCTTGTGGGCTCCATCGATAACGACTTCTGCGGCACTGACATGACCATCGGAGCTGACTCTGCGCTGCATCGCATCATGGAGATAATTGATGCTATCATGACCACTGCACAAAG CCACCAGCGCACCTTTGTTCTGGAAGTCATGGGGCGACACTGTGG ATATCTGGCTTTGGTGTCAGCACTGGCATCTGGGGCGGACTGGCTCCTTATTCCAGAAGCTCCTCCTCAAGAGGGCTGGGAGGACTGTATGTGTTCCCGTCTAGAGGGG AGCCGCATAACAGGGTCAAGACTCAACATTGTAATCATCGCAGAGGGAGCCATCGATAGAAATGGCAAGCCCATCACCTCAACTTATGTAAAAGAC CTGGTGGTACAGAGGCTGGGTTATGATACCAGAGTGACAGTACTCGGTCATGTTCAGCGAGGAGGAACTCCCTCAGCGTTTGACAGAATACTG AGCAGTAAGTTGGGAATGGAGGCGGTGATTGCCCTATTGGAGGCCACTCCCGACACCCCAGCCTGTGCCATCGGCCTGTCAGGTAACCGTGCTGTTCGTCTGCCTCTAATGGAGTGTGTGGAGATG ACTAAATTGGTGCAGACGGCGATGAACGAGAAGAGGTTTGATGAGGCTGTCAAACTGCGTGGAGG GAGTTTTGAGAACAACTGGAACATCTACAAGCTTCTTGCCTTCGAGAAGCCCATCCAGTCTGAG AGCAATTTCTCCTTGGCTATTCTGAACGTGGGAGCTCCGGCTGCGGGGATGAACGCAGCGGTGAGGTCTGCCGCAAGGTTGGCgcttgctcaaggacacaagGTCTACGCTGTCCAGGATGGCTTCCAAGGACTTGCAAATGGAGAG ctttctgaaatggaatgGCACAGTGTGGCGGGATGGACAGGCCAAGGGGGCTCACTGCTGGGGACAAAACG AACTCTTCCAAACAAACACATGGAGAAGATTGTGGAAACCATCACCAAGTTCAATATCTCAGCTCTTCTTGTAATTGGAGGGTTCGAG GGCTACGCAGGTGTGCTGCAGCTGTTTGAAGCCCGGAGTCACTATGATGAGCTCTGCATCCCCATGTGTGTAATCCCTGCTACTATCAGCAACAACGTCCCTGGAACTGACTTCAGCCTGGGAGCAGACACGGCTGTCAATGCTGCCATGGAG GGTTGTGACAAGATCAAGCAATCTGCCTCTGGGACCAAGAGAAGAGTGTTTGTGGTGGAGACTATGGGTGGGTTCTGTGGATATCTGGCAACCTGCACTGGTATAGCTGTGGGTGCTGACGCAGCCTACATCTTTGAAGACCCCTTCAACATCTATGACTTGAAG GAATGA
- the map3k13 gene encoding mitogen-activated protein kinase kinase kinase 13 has product MHMHDTMGSSPEVLSWTSCPSLLVGKLKEELKLTVVGDTMKKSNLPNSQPQPPQAPPSNLPPQIITDLAPLTQLPVPLQTPSQDEDSMLVGITPPNTALSVDSTRSEGGHFDNSVLQLQEQDHEEARSPASCEHGGCGSGMEEQMGEGECPMHHNVEGRQSHHHHPDDIKLHFHRAGPGSGGFLEGLFGCLRPVWNIIGKTYSTEYKLQQQDMWEVPFEEISELQWLGSGAQGAVFLGKFRSEEVAIKKVREQKETDIKHLRKLKHPNIISFKGVCTQAPCYCIIMEYCAQGQLYEVLRAGRKVTPRMLVDWASGIASGMNYLHLHKIIHRDLKSPNVLVTHNDTVKISDFGTSKELSDKSTKMSFAGTVAWMAPEVIRNEPVSEKVDIWSFGVVLWELLTGEIPYKDVDSSAIIWGVGSNSLHLPVPSTCPDGFKILMKQTWQSKPRNRPSFRQILLHLDIASADVLGAPQETYFKSQAEWREEVKKHFEKIKSEGTCIHRLDEELIRRRRDELRHALDIREHYERKLERANNLYMELSAIMLQLEVREKELMKREQAVEKKYPGTYKRHLVRPIVRSNAVEKLIKKKGSMSHKPGMPPTKRPDLLRSDGIPSLDPLPSPSPLSASPKVSTPPGKARYRSKPRHRRANSKGSHSEFPGVLKPLSGALEDTQSLQEQPFLHHHHHHPPTEGPFLPLKGREEAVVNCANNLRYFGPAAPLRSPQTDHMQRRVSGSSPDIISTAVDADTRQRTSSTSSNPVPGAGAGSLCPSCQAQPFPGCLHCQETPPASSHPELPHYSLLNTHESTASSLGAPSKDPASDREATKKAQPQEQEASQRTHTLLTALPRTLRPLRKGGDESSEEEEGEVDSEVEFPRRQRPHRCMSSFQSYSTFSSENLSVSDGEEGNTSDHSHSGPLERMSTSQEEHLDELLSHTPEIPIDISTQSDGLSDKECAVRRVKTQISLGKLCSDEHSYENPLQFRDSDCDTSEAECSDATIRNNKIGAPSSW; this is encoded by the exons ATGCACATGCACGACACCATGGGTAGCTCCCCCGAGGTGCTCTCTTGGACTTCCTGCCCCAGTCTGCTGGTGGGCAAGCTGAAGGAGGAGCTCAAACTCACCGTGGTTGGGGACACCATGAAGAAATCCAACTTGCCCAACTCCCAACCTCAGCCTCCTCAGGCCCCTCCGTCCAATTTACCACCTCAGATTATCACAGACCTGGCTCCGCTGACACAACTGCCCGTTCCCCTGCAGACGCCCAGCCAGGACGAAGACTCAATGCTGGTGGGTATAACTCCCCCAAACACAGCCTTGAGTGTGGACTCAACACGGAGCGAGGGTGGGCACTTTGACAACAGCGTGCTCCAGCTGCAGGAGCAGGACCATGAGGAAGCCAGATCGCCAGCCTCTTGTGAGCACGGCGGGTGTGGCAGTGGTATGGAGGAGCAGATGGGAGAAGGGGAATGCCCCATGCACCACAATGTAGAGGGGAGGCAGAGCCACCACCATCACCCTGATGACATCAAGCTGCACTTCCACAGAGCGGGGCCTGGGTCGGGTGGGTTCTTAGAAGGGCTGTTTGGCTGTCTTCGGCCTGTCTGGAATATCATAGGGAAGACATATTCAACAGAATACAAGCTACAACAGCAAG ACATGTGGGAGGTTCCATTTGAGGAGATTTCGGAGTTGCAGTGGCTGGGCAGCGGTGCTCAGGGAGCTGTCTTCTTGGGCAAGTTCCGCTCTGAGGAGGTGGCCATCAAGAAGGTGCGTGAGCAGAAGGAGACAGACATTAAACATCTGCGAAAACTCAAGCATCCCAATATCATCAGCTTCAA AGGTGTGTGCACCCAGGCGCCTTGTTACTGCATCATCATGGAGTACTGTGCCCAGGGCCAGCTGTATGAGGTGCTGAGGGCGGGGAGGAAAGTGACCCCCAGGATGCTGGTGGATTGGGCCTCAGGCATTGCCAGCGGCATGAACTACCTACACCTGCACAAGATCATCCACAGAGATCTTAAGTCTCCCAA tGTTTTGGTGACCCACAACGACACTGTGAAAATCTCCGACTTTGGAACGTCCAAAGAGCTCAGTGACAAAAGTACAAAGATGTCATTTGCAGGTACGGTGGCCTGGATGGCCCCAGAAGTGATAAGAAATGAGCCTGTGTCTGAGAAGGTAGACATCTG gtcatttggagttgtgttgtGGGAACTTCTGACCGGAGAGATTCCCTACAAAGACGTGGACTCCTCAGCCATCATTTGGGGTGTTGGCAGCAACAGTCTTCACCTTCCTGTCCCCTCCACCTGCCCGGACGGCTTCAAAATACTCATGAAACAAACATG GCAAAGCAAGCCCAGGAATAGGCCTTCGTTTCGTCAGATCCTCCTACACCTCGACATTGCCTCCGCTGATGTCCTGGGAGCTCCTCAGGAAACCTACTTCAAGTCTCAG GCAGAATGGAGGGAGGAAGTgaagaaacattttgagaagATCAAAAGTGAAGGCACCTGTATCCACAGGCTGGACGAGGAGCTGATCCGACGCAGGCGGGATGAACTCAG ACACGCACTGGACATCCGGGAGCACTATGAGAGGAAGCTGGAGAGAGCCAACAACCTCTACATGGAACTCAGTGCCATCATGCTGCAGCTGGAGGTCCGAGAAAAGGAACTAATGAA GAGAGAGCAGGCAGTGGAGAAGAAATATCCCGGGACCTATAAGCGCCACCTGGTCAGACCCATCGTCAGGTCCAACGCTGTAGAGAAGCTCATCAAGAAGAAAGGAAGCATGTCCCACAAACCTGGGATGCCCCCCACTAAAAG GCCAGACTTGCTTCGTTCTGATGGCATCCCCAGCCTCGACCCTCTTCCCTCCCCCTCACCTCTATCAGCCAGCCCAAAGGTCTCCACACCTCCTGGCAAAGCCCGCTACCGAAGCAAGCCTCGTCACCGCCGGGCCAACAGTAAAGGAAGCCATAGCGAGTTCCCCGGGGTGCTGAAGCCTCTTTCTGGGGCATTAGAGGACACCCAGTCTCTCCAGGAGCAGCCgttcctccatcaccatcaccaccatcCGCCAACCGAGGGGCCCTTCCTCCCCTTGAAGGGCCGCGAGGAGGCCGTTGTCAACTGTGCCAACAACCTGCGCTACTTCGGCCCCGCTGCTCCCCTCCGTAGCCCTCAGACAGACCACATGCAGCGTCGCGTTTCTGGCTCCAGCCCTGACATCATATCCACTGCTGTGGATGCAGACACGCGACAGCGGACTTCATCCACCAGCTCCAATCCTGTTCCAGGTGCTGGTGCTGGTTCTTTGTGTCCCAGCTGCCAGGCTCAACCCTTCCCTGGCTGCCTACACTGTCAGGAGACCCCTCCTGCATCAAGCCACCCAGAGTTGCCCCACTACTCCCTGCTCAACACCCATGAGAGCACCGCTTCTTCTTTAGGGGCTCCCAGCAAAGATCCAGCCTCAGACAGAGAGGCCACAAAGAAGGCTCAGCCACAGGAACAAGAGGCATCCCAACGCACTCACACCCTGCTCACTGCACTGCCTCGTACTCTCAGACCTCTCAGGAAG GGTGGCGATGAGTCCTctgaagaggaagagggggaggtTGATAGTGAAGTGGAGTTTCCAAGGAGACAGAG ACCTCATCGCTGTATGAGCAGCTTCCAGTCCTACTCCACCTTCAGCTCAGAGAACCTGTCGGTGTCTGACGGAGAGGAGGGAAACACCAGCGACCACTCCCACAGCGGGCCCCTGGAGAGGATGAGTACCAGTCAGGAGGAACACCTGGATGAGCTGCTGTCGCACACACCGGAAATCCCCATCGACATCTCCACCCAGTCAGACGGCCTCTCTGACAAGGAGTGCGCCGTCCGCAGGGTAAAGACCCAGATCTCGCTGGGAAAACTGTGCTCCGACGAACACAGCTACGAG AATCCTCTACAGTTTAGGGATTCAGACTGTGATACGTCAGAAGCAGAGTGCTCCGATGCCACCATTAGAAACAACAAAATCGGGGCTCCTTCCTCGTGGTGA
- the pfkla gene encoding ATP-dependent 6-phosphofructokinase, liver type isoform X1 has product MSSMDLEKLKMTGAGRAMAVLTSGGDAQGMNAAVRAVTRMGIYVGAQVYLIYEGYQGLVDGGDNIKLAHWQSVTNIIQQGGTVIGSARCKAFTTREGRLAAAFNLVKKGITNLCVCGGDGSLTGANIFRSEWSSLLDELVQKGRITDTLARQHGHLNIVGLVGSIDNDFCGTDMTIGADSALHRIMEIIDAIMTTAQSHQRTFVLEVMGRHCGYLALVSALASGADWLLIPEAPPQEGWEDCMCSRLEGSRITGSRLNIVIIAEGAIDRNGKPITSTYVKDLVVQRLGYDTRVTVLGHVQRGGTPSAFDRILSSKLGMEAVIALLEATPDTPACAIGLSGNRAVRLPLMECVEMTKLVQTAMNEKRFDEAVKLRGGSFENNWNIYKLLAFEKPIQSESNFSLAILNVGAPAAGMNAAVRSAARLALAQGHKVYAVQDGFQGLANGELSEMEWHSVAGWTGQGGSLLGTKRTLPNKHMEKIVETITKFNISALLVIGGFEGYAGVLQLFEARSHYDELCIPMCVIPATISNNVPGTDFSLGADTAVNAAMEGCDKIKQSASGTKRRVFVVETMGGFCGYLATCTGIAVGADAAYIFEDPFNIYDLKTNVEHLTEKMKKDVQRGLVLRNENCHENYTTDFIHRLYSSEGKGIFDCRVNVLGHLQQGGAPSPFDRNFGTKLGVKAIQWISERLTENFRQGRVFANSPDTACVLGLNRKVISFIPVTELKDMTDFEHRIPKVQWWFNLRPMLKMLAKYQTSFCEYVPGEIEHVTRRSISIDSGF; this is encoded by the exons ATGTCCTCGATGGACTTGGAGAAACTGAAGATGACGGGAGCTGGTCGAGCCATGGCAGTGCTGACCAGCGGTGGAGATGCACAAG GGATGAATGCTGCTGTCCGAGCTGTGACCAGAATGGGCATCTATGTGGGGGCCCAGGTCTATCTTATTTATGAG GGATACCAGGGCCTGGTGGATGGGGGAGACAACATCAAACTGGCACACTGGCAGAGTGTGACCAACATCATCCAACAG GGTGGCACTGTGATAGGTAGCGCCCGATGCAAGGCCTTCACAACCCGTGAGGGCAGGCTTGCTGCCGCCTTCAACCTGGTGAAGAAAGGCATcaccaacctgtgtgtgtgtggtggagacGGCAGCCTCACCGGAGCCAACATCTTCCGCAGTGAGTGGAGCAGTCTGCTGGATGAGCTCGTACAGAAAG GAAGGATCACAGACACTCTAGCCAGGCAGCATGGCCACCTGAACATCGTGGGGCTTGTGGGCTCCATCGATAACGACTTCTGCGGCACTGACATGACCATCGGAGCTGACTCTGCGCTGCATCGCATCATGGAGATAATTGATGCTATCATGACCACTGCACAAAG CCACCAGCGCACCTTTGTTCTGGAAGTCATGGGGCGACACTGTGG ATATCTGGCTTTGGTGTCAGCACTGGCATCTGGGGCGGACTGGCTCCTTATTCCAGAAGCTCCTCCTCAAGAGGGCTGGGAGGACTGTATGTGTTCCCGTCTAGAGGGG AGCCGCATAACAGGGTCAAGACTCAACATTGTAATCATCGCAGAGGGAGCCATCGATAGAAATGGCAAGCCCATCACCTCAACTTATGTAAAAGAC CTGGTGGTACAGAGGCTGGGTTATGATACCAGAGTGACAGTACTCGGTCATGTTCAGCGAGGAGGAACTCCCTCAGCGTTTGACAGAATACTG AGCAGTAAGTTGGGAATGGAGGCGGTGATTGCCCTATTGGAGGCCACTCCCGACACCCCAGCCTGTGCCATCGGCCTGTCAGGTAACCGTGCTGTTCGTCTGCCTCTAATGGAGTGTGTGGAGATG ACTAAATTGGTGCAGACGGCGATGAACGAGAAGAGGTTTGATGAGGCTGTCAAACTGCGTGGAGG GAGTTTTGAGAACAACTGGAACATCTACAAGCTTCTTGCCTTCGAGAAGCCCATCCAGTCTGAG AGCAATTTCTCCTTGGCTATTCTGAACGTGGGAGCTCCGGCTGCGGGGATGAACGCAGCGGTGAGGTCTGCCGCAAGGTTGGCgcttgctcaaggacacaagGTCTACGCTGTCCAGGATGGCTTCCAAGGACTTGCAAATGGAGAG ctttctgaaatggaatgGCACAGTGTGGCGGGATGGACAGGCCAAGGGGGCTCACTGCTGGGGACAAAACG AACTCTTCCAAACAAACACATGGAGAAGATTGTGGAAACCATCACCAAGTTCAATATCTCAGCTCTTCTTGTAATTGGAGGGTTCGAG GGCTACGCAGGTGTGCTGCAGCTGTTTGAAGCCCGGAGTCACTATGATGAGCTCTGCATCCCCATGTGTGTAATCCCTGCTACTATCAGCAACAACGTCCCTGGAACTGACTTCAGCCTGGGAGCAGACACGGCTGTCAATGCTGCCATGGAG GGTTGTGACAAGATCAAGCAATCTGCCTCTGGGACCAAGAGAAGAGTGTTTGTGGTGGAGACTATGGGTGGGTTCTGTGGATATCTGGCAACCTGCACTGGTATAGCTGTGGGTGCTGACGCAGCCTACATCTTTGAAGACCCCTTCAACATCTATGACTTGAAG ACCAATGTGGAGCATTTGACTGAAAAGATGAAGAAGGACGTCCAGCGGGGTCTAGTACTGAG GAATGAAAATTGCCATGAAAATTACACTACAGATTTCATCCATAGGCTATACTCATCAGAGGGAAAGGGCATCTTTGACTGCAGAGTCAATGTGCTGGGACACCTTCAGCAG GGAGGGGCACCTTCTCCCTTTGATAGAAACTTTGGCACTAAGTTGGGTGTTAAGGCTatccagtggatttctgagagATTGACTGAAAACTTCCGACAAG gCCGTGTGTTCGCCAACTCACCAGATACAGCATGTGTGCTTGGCCTCAACAGAAAGGTCATCTCATTCATCCCTGTCACTGAACTGAAGGATATGACTGATTTTGA aCACCGAATACCCAAGGTCCAGTGGTGGTTTAATCTTCGGCCGATGCTAAAAATGTTGGCCAAGTACCAAACCAGCTTCTGTGAATATGTCCCAGGTGAGATTGAACATGTGACTCGACGCTCCATCAGCATTGACTCTGGGTTCTAG